The Vulpes lagopus strain Blue_001 chromosome 6, ASM1834538v1, whole genome shotgun sequence genome has a segment encoding these proteins:
- the GAR1 gene encoding H/ACA ribonucleoprotein complex subunit 1 — translation MSFRGGGRGGFNRGGGFSRGGSNNHFRGGGGNFRGGGGGRGGFGRGGGRGGFNKGQDQGPPEHVVLLGEFLHPCEDDIVCKCTTDENKVPYFNAPVYLENKEQIGKVDEIFGQLRDFYFSVKLSENMKASSFKKLQKFYIDPYKLLPLQRFLPRPPGEKGPPRGGGRGGRGGGRGGGGRGGRGGGFRGGRGGGGGGFRGRGGGGFRGRGH, via the exons ATGTCTTTTCGAGGCGGTGGTCGTGGAGGCTTTAATCGAGGTGGTGGCTTCAGTCGCGGCGGAAGCAACAACCACTTCCGAGGTGGAGGCGGTAATTTCCGAGGCGGCGGTGGTGGTAGAGGAGGATTTGGACGAGGAGGTGGCCGCGGAGGCTTTAACAAAGGCCAAGACCAAGGACCTCCGGAACACGTAGTTT TATTAGGAGAGTTCCTGCATCCCTGTGAAGATGACATAGTTTGTAAATGTACCACAGACGAAAATAAGGTGCCTTATTTTAATGCTCCAGTTTATTtagagaacaaagaacaaattggtAAAGTGGATGAAATATTTGGACAACTTAGAGATTTT tatttttctgttaaattgtCAGAAAATATGAAGgcatcttcctttaaaaaactgCAGAAG TTTTATATAGACCCATATAAACTGCTACCACTGCAGAGGTTTTTACCTCGACCTCCAGGTGAGAAGGGACCTCCAAGAGGTGGTGGCAGAGGAGGtcgaggaggaggaagaggaggaggtggcagaGGTGGTAGAGGTG gtGGTTTtagaggtggaagaggaggtggaggtggaggcttCAGAGGAAGGGGTGGTGGCGGTTTCAGAG GGAGAGGACATTAA